A single Arachidicoccus sp. BS20 DNA region contains:
- a CDS encoding DUF5000 domain-containing lipoprotein → MRHKLIYFWIMLFPIVFAGCKADVIGPLTPDSNAPGPVSNVKATSGPGTVTLTYTIPSDENLLYVEAKYTLNNGTEKVVKSSYYSNTMTLEGFGDTLEHAVSLYSVNKSEVASTNPVTVTVKAAENPIWNVFRSLSVIPDFAGIRIQAINKTRSNVVIQVLTDSLGEWYPYQAVYTSTDSINQAIRGLDTIPKKFAFYVRDKFQNNTDTLFSTLTPLYETTIPKSGYKSYPLPGDAGVQWSSTAISNLWDGDIQTWPYVCISGPVTTLTPHYWTIDLGETAQLSRIVIWDYPEYLNTGRGYYYGGDPYIFEVWGSPNPPLDGSWNNWTLLGHYQEVKPSGSAYGTWTDEDYETAYAGFSWDFAVDVPKMRYIRIKCIQNWSGSSYMSLAEIQVYGDPR, encoded by the coding sequence ATGCGTCATAAACTGATTTATTTTTGGATAATGCTTTTTCCGATAGTATTTGCCGGATGCAAAGCAGATGTTATAGGTCCGCTTACGCCCGACAGCAATGCACCGGGACCCGTTTCAAATGTAAAAGCTACGAGTGGACCGGGAACTGTTACATTGACTTATACAATCCCGTCCGACGAAAATTTGTTGTACGTAGAAGCAAAATACACATTGAATAATGGAACTGAAAAAGTGGTTAAGTCTTCTTATTATTCTAACACAATGACGTTAGAGGGTTTTGGAGATACTTTAGAGCATGCCGTTAGTCTGTATTCTGTCAACAAGAGTGAAGTCGCTTCCACAAACCCTGTTACCGTAACGGTAAAAGCCGCAGAAAATCCTATTTGGAATGTATTTAGGTCATTATCCGTTATTCCGGATTTTGCAGGTATCAGGATACAGGCAATCAACAAAACAAGAAGCAATGTGGTCATTCAGGTACTTACAGATTCTTTAGGAGAATGGTATCCTTATCAGGCTGTATATACTTCAACGGATTCCATAAATCAGGCTATCAGAGGTTTGGACACTATTCCTAAAAAGTTTGCATTCTATGTAAGAGATAAATTTCAAAATAACACAGACACATTATTTAGTACTTTAACCCCATTGTATGAAACAACAATTCCCAAATCTGGATACAAATCTTATCCGTTGCCGGGAGATGCCGGGGTGCAATGGTCTTCAACAGCTATTTCTAATCTATGGGACGGAGATATTCAAACTTGGCCATACGTCTGCATCAGCGGACCTGTAACAACGTTGACACCCCATTATTGGACAATCGATTTAGGAGAGACTGCACAGTTAAGCCGTATTGTAATATGGGATTATCCTGAGTACCTGAATACAGGAAGAGGATATTATTATGGCGGAGACCCTTACATATTTGAAGTGTGGGGAAGTCCGAACCCCCCATTGGATGGAAGTTGGAATAACTGGACTTTGCTTGGGCATTATCAGGAAGTGAAGCCATCGGGCAGTGCTTATGGAACATGGACGGATGAAGATTATGAAACTGCATACGCTGGATTTAGCTGGGATTTTGCGGTAGATGTTCCGAAGATGAGATATATCAGAATTAAATGTATTCAGAACTGGTCAGGGTCAAGTTATATGTCTTTAGCCGAAATACAAGTATATGGAGACCCTCGTTAA
- a CDS encoding fasciclin domain-containing protein: MKKYVLRSLVICLLAVYSSCTKDDYKNDGGVSKAEVNMTTYDYLKSNPQFSELVKLIDKAGLKDVYNGNVTLFAVNNYGVDDWVSAKKEKKVVELNDENITYTIDSVPVSQYKDSLLMYLFKGKITRDSMNTTGKLYTSLLGTIPNVSFEMKLRRDYSTYSGYLDYVDYVTFIKVRGSRDDEIADQSTIPEDSTDMSVDVQTSGIITTNGVIHVLSSSHRLFFNTEPLADN, encoded by the coding sequence ATGAAGAAATATGTTCTGAGAAGTTTGGTAATCTGTCTTTTGGCTGTGTACAGCAGTTGTACAAAAGATGATTATAAAAACGATGGCGGTGTTTCAAAAGCCGAAGTGAATATGACAACTTATGATTATCTCAAATCAAACCCACAATTCAGTGAATTGGTAAAACTGATTGATAAAGCAGGTCTTAAGGATGTCTATAATGGAAATGTTACATTGTTTGCCGTCAATAATTATGGTGTTGATGATTGGGTTTCGGCTAAAAAAGAAAAGAAAGTTGTTGAACTGAATGATGAAAATATCACATATACAATTGATAGCGTTCCTGTTAGCCAATACAAAGATTCTTTGTTAATGTATCTGTTCAAAGGAAAAATTACACGAGACAGTATGAATACAACGGGCAAATTGTACACCAGTCTTTTAGGCACTATACCTAATGTGTCATTTGAAATGAAATTGCGTCGGGACTATTCAACTTATTCCGGTTATTTGGATTATGTGGATTATGTAACTTTTATCAAAGTAAGGGGATCTAGGGACGACGAAATTGCGGACCAGTCCACAATTCCGGAAGATTCGACAGATATGTCCGTAGATGTTCAGACATCGGGAATTATCACTACAAATGGCGTTATTCATGTACTGAGCAGCAGCCATCGGCTTTTCTTCAATACCGAACCTTTGGCAGATAACTAA
- a CDS encoding RagB/SusD family nutrient uptake outer membrane protein → MKRYYIFLFGLLFTVSSCKKYLDVVPDNVATIDDAFTLRSEAEKYLATCYSYLPDDGNPEHNVGFLGADEIWFPSEYREYDATIYSWEIARGNQSVSDPYVNTWDGAYYGKYMFGAIRNCNIFLDNISDLSKVPDLGLDERKRWIAEAKFLKAYYHYILLRMYGPIPITDKNIDVSAEPEDVKVKRQTFDSCVNYIANLLDTAAAGLPAIISNQTTELGRATSVIAKAVKAKLLVLAASPLFNGNPDYANFKNSDGTNLFDASADATKWQRAADACKDAIDAAESAGLKLYTFPTTAFNLSSQTMTEMSIRQAVCDRWNDEEVWGLSNSLTASLQQACMARVSSDLATNTNFRGMFSATMKMAEMFYSKNGVPISEDKTLDFSNKYSLRTAVDSERFDISSGYTTARLNFDREPRFYADMCFDGGVWYLYNSPTASDSGTYVLQAKSTQYGGSDIGGGINATGYFIKKFVDWNISFTESGVTYRNYEWHEIRLADLYLLYAEALNESSGPSDEVYTYLNKIRERAGIPSIQDAWTKYSKNPTEYQTQAGLRNIIKQERGIELAFEGSRFWDLRRWKDAADALNAPVQGWTVNEGDAEDYYQKRTLYVQEFQSPRDYLWPIKQYDLLVNSNLVQNPGW, encoded by the coding sequence ATGAAAAGATATTATATTTTTCTTTTTGGCTTACTCTTCACGGTAAGTTCATGCAAAAAATATTTAGATGTTGTTCCTGATAATGTAGCTACGATAGACGACGCTTTTACATTGCGCAGCGAAGCAGAAAAATATTTGGCAACGTGTTATTCTTATCTCCCCGATGACGGCAACCCGGAGCACAATGTGGGCTTTTTAGGCGCTGATGAAATATGGTTTCCTTCCGAATACAGAGAATACGACGCCACTATTTATTCATGGGAAATAGCCAGAGGAAATCAAAGCGTTTCAGACCCTTATGTCAATACGTGGGACGGCGCTTATTATGGCAAGTATATGTTTGGAGCCATAAGAAACTGCAATATATTCTTAGACAACATATCCGATTTGTCCAAAGTACCGGATTTGGGCTTGGATGAAAGAAAAAGATGGATAGCAGAAGCAAAATTTCTAAAGGCATATTACCATTATATTTTGTTGAGAATGTATGGACCCATTCCGATTACAGATAAAAATATTGATGTATCTGCAGAACCGGAAGATGTTAAAGTAAAAAGGCAAACGTTTGATTCCTGTGTTAATTATATCGCCAATTTATTAGATACTGCGGCTGCCGGGTTGCCTGCCATTATTTCCAACCAAACAACAGAACTTGGTCGGGCTACATCGGTAATTGCCAAAGCAGTAAAAGCTAAGCTGCTGGTACTTGCTGCCAGTCCTTTATTTAACGGTAATCCCGATTATGCAAATTTTAAAAACAGCGACGGGACAAATTTGTTTGATGCATCTGCCGATGCAACTAAATGGCAACGTGCCGCAGATGCTTGTAAAGATGCGATAGATGCCGCGGAAAGTGCAGGACTTAAATTATATACTTTCCCCACAACAGCGTTTAATCTTTCATCACAAACCATGACAGAGATGAGCATTCGTCAGGCTGTGTGTGACAGATGGAATGATGAAGAAGTTTGGGGGCTTTCCAATAGTCTTACTGCAAGTTTACAGCAGGCTTGTATGGCGAGAGTATCATCCGACCTTGCAACTAATACAAATTTTCGCGGAATGTTCAGCGCAACGATGAAAATGGCAGAGATGTTTTATAGCAAAAATGGAGTGCCGATTTCAGAAGATAAAACACTCGATTTTTCCAATAAATATTCATTACGTACCGCAGTAGATAGTGAACGATTTGATATAAGCTCGGGCTACACTACTGCGAGATTAAATTTTGACAGAGAACCTCGCTTTTATGCAGATATGTGCTTTGACGGCGGCGTTTGGTATTTGTATAACAGCCCTACTGCTTCAGATTCCGGCACCTATGTTTTGCAGGCAAAATCTACACAATACGGCGGTTCCGATATTGGCGGCGGTATCAATGCAACGGGATATTTTATTAAAAAGTTTGTTGACTGGAATATATCTTTCACGGAATCCGGTGTTACATACCGGAATTATGAATGGCATGAAATCAGATTGGCAGATTTGTATCTTCTGTATGCAGAAGCCCTCAATGAGTCTTCCGGTCCGTCAGATGAAGTTTATACTTATCTAAACAAAATAAGAGAAAGAGCAGGTATTCCTTCCATACAAGATGCTTGGACAAAGTATTCTAAAAATCCCACGGAGTATCAAACTCAAGCTGGACTAAGAAATATTATAAAACAAGAGAGGGGTATCGAATTAGCGTTTGAAGGTAGCCGCTTTTGGGACTTGAGAAGATGGAAAGATGCAGCAGATGCATTAAATGCGCCGGTGCAGGGCTGGACTGTTAATGAAGGCGATGCAGAAGATTATTATCAAAAACGGACATTGTATGTCCAGGAGTTTCAATCGCCCAGAGACTATTTGTGGCCCATTAAACAATATGACCTTTTGGTCAATTCAAATTTGGTACAAAATCCCGGTTGGTAA
- a CDS encoding DUF5007 domain-containing protein — MCKKSIYILLACGLLSCSKITPGFLSPTLGYTSKEIDCKRGLTYQASEAINFDGSTPPVTFRLLNLRDSLTGQPAPAEFTTLYDVPQFKPGESFNPDTDSTIELLNAKRTTKQMYPYSFDSVSGQLVFNRASANLPVGMYVFDIQATNVHGTKIYPSAGYINVTDPADDDIFSLVYSAASGFSDATGAATGVKAPQITCTKISNDSTLIYLKIVDKNGVPFNPKNGEIILRGDRPSFATYSKFYPVIYNDTAMVCNYALAPFPLATYVDETGYSWGYLQYYRIPSQYVSMDAMPSPNGYSANPVISFQLFLEGTYVVQVKMTDVVHK; from the coding sequence ATGTGTAAAAAATCAATTTATATATTATTGGCTTGCGGATTATTATCATGTTCCAAAATTACTCCGGGTTTTTTGAGTCCTACGCTCGGCTATACCAGCAAAGAAATTGATTGTAAGAGAGGATTAACTTATCAGGCATCAGAAGCAATAAATTTTGACGGCTCTACACCGCCTGTGACTTTTAGGCTTTTGAATTTGAGAGACAGCCTGACGGGGCAGCCTGCGCCGGCAGAGTTTACCACTTTATATGATGTGCCGCAATTTAAACCGGGAGAATCTTTCAACCCGGACACAGATTCTACCATAGAATTACTCAATGCCAAAAGAACGACTAAGCAAATGTATCCTTATTCATTTGACAGCGTTAGCGGGCAGCTTGTTTTCAATAGAGCCTCGGCAAATCTCCCTGTTGGAATGTACGTATTCGATATTCAGGCAACGAATGTTCATGGAACAAAAATTTATCCTTCAGCAGGTTACATAAATGTGACTGACCCGGCTGATGATGATATATTTAGTCTCGTTTATTCTGCCGCCAGCGGCTTTAGCGATGCGACAGGTGCCGCTACGGGTGTGAAAGCGCCTCAGATTACTTGTACCAAGATAAGCAATGACAGTACGCTTATTTATTTGAAAATTGTCGATAAAAACGGTGTCCCTTTTAATCCTAAAAACGGAGAAATTATTTTAAGGGGAGATAGACCCTCTTTTGCAACGTATTCAAAATTTTATCCCGTGATATATAACGATACCGCAATGGTTTGCAACTATGCTTTAGCACCTTTTCCATTAGCTACGTATGTTGATGAAACGGGCTACAGTTGGGGATATCTGCAATATTATCGTATTCCAAGTCAATATGTATCAATGGATGCAATGCCATCTCCAAATGGATATTCGGCTAATCCGGTTATTTCTTTTCAATTATTTTTGGAAGGAACTTATGTAGTCCAGGTTAAGATGACTGATGTTGTGCACAAATAA
- a CDS encoding SusC/RagA family TonB-linked outer membrane protein produces MIKKSVLYYEKCALLFVAALLFSVNLFSQRTTTIEITGVVRSDSSTLPGVTIALKETGKVIGITDSKGAFKIMAPPNGILIFSSVGYTKLEQPIAGNPVLNVILTSENNSLNDVVLVGYGQQKKESIVGAITSVNPKEIKGPTSNLTTMLAGRVAGMIAFQRSGEPGSDNASFFIRGLGSFGSGKVDPLIMIDGIESSTNDLARLQPDDIEGFSVLKDASSTAVYGARAANGVVLVTTKTGEAGKTKFNGRVENSISTNTENFKFADNITYMELANEAATTRDPLAQLPYSQVKIDHTKAGDNPLLYPSNNWIDQLISDYTMNQRYNMNVSGGADKAKYYLSGTYNIDNGILKQEKLNGFNNNIKLKNYNVRSKVNLKLTKTTNAQVMVYAQFDDYNGPVGARQSDGTIANGGTTIFNEAIWSNPVMFPAIYPSSYLPYIHHPLFGNAIIPGTTSSLYQNPFADMVKGHSEYHSSTVQAQIDLKQDLNWILPGLNFNAMSYVERYGYFDVTRQYNPFYYTPSTLDGKTIDQLLVLNGGGIGSVGTTGTEYLDYSEGNKIVNSTFYAQASVNYNHTFNNVHNVSGMVIGTMRNYNTGNAGTLEASLPQRNLGVSGRASYTYDRRYLLEFDFGYNGSEKFAAVNRFGFFPSIGFAWNISNEKFLKGNDIISNLKLRGTYGIVGNDQIGNTSTDRFFYMSNVNMDDGNYASTFGTDYGYTVNGISISRYANDQITWEKSKQADLGLDATLFKDLNITVDAYNYNRSNILMARSYIPSTMGLEAGVSANVGKANSKGIDASLQYNKTISNSWWIQSRANFTYATSKITVYDEPDYGSQNLAYLSHVGNSTSQTYGYIAERLFVDDNEVANSPKQTFGEYMGGDIKYRDIDGDGQITTNDIVPIGYPTTPEINYGFGFSLGYKNFDFSVFFEGVGRTSFWINPQNISPFVLNGSSQNELLKAVADSHWSEDNQNVYAFWPRLSSYFVDNNNQTSTWWMRNGAFLRLKTAEFGYTLPSKLLTKMGFNNGRIYVNGSNLFLLSKFKMWDPEMGGNGLGYPLQRVFNIGFNFGL; encoded by the coding sequence ATGATAAAAAAAAGCGTTCTGTATTATGAGAAATGTGCACTGCTTTTTGTAGCCGCATTGCTGTTCTCGGTAAATCTTTTTTCGCAGCGAACAACAACTATCGAAATTACGGGCGTTGTGAGGTCTGACTCATCTACGCTGCCGGGAGTAACAATTGCGCTTAAGGAAACAGGTAAAGTAATTGGTATTACCGATTCTAAGGGTGCGTTTAAAATAATGGCTCCGCCTAACGGCATACTTATTTTTTCATCTGTTGGTTATACTAAACTTGAGCAGCCTATTGCGGGCAATCCAGTTTTAAACGTCATACTTACATCGGAGAATAATTCGCTGAACGATGTTGTTCTGGTGGGTTATGGTCAACAGAAGAAAGAGAGTATAGTTGGAGCTATTACTTCGGTTAATCCTAAGGAGATAAAAGGACCTACAAGTAATCTTACTACAATGCTTGCCGGGAGGGTTGCAGGTATGATTGCATTTCAGCGAAGCGGAGAACCGGGCAGTGACAATGCTTCATTCTTTATCCGGGGATTAGGCTCGTTCGGTTCGGGAAAAGTGGACCCGCTTATTATGATTGACGGTATAGAATCTTCCACCAACGATTTGGCAAGGTTACAGCCGGATGATATTGAAGGTTTTTCTGTATTGAAAGATGCATCTTCTACTGCTGTTTACGGAGCAAGAGCCGCCAACGGTGTGGTGTTGGTAACGACAAAAACAGGCGAAGCCGGTAAGACTAAGTTTAATGGCAGGGTCGAAAATTCAATATCTACAAATACCGAGAATTTTAAATTCGCAGATAATATTACCTACATGGAGCTGGCAAATGAAGCGGCTACAACAAGAGACCCATTGGCTCAACTGCCTTATTCTCAGGTAAAAATAGACCATACAAAAGCCGGAGACAATCCTTTATTATATCCAAGTAATAACTGGATAGACCAATTGATTAGCGATTATACCATGAACCAAAGATATAATATGAATGTTTCCGGTGGCGCTGATAAAGCGAAGTATTATTTGTCCGGAACATATAATATAGATAACGGGATTTTGAAGCAGGAAAAATTAAATGGGTTTAACAATAATATTAAGTTGAAAAACTATAATGTACGTTCAAAGGTAAACTTGAAATTGACTAAAACCACTAATGCCCAAGTAATGGTATATGCACAATTCGACGATTACAATGGTCCGGTAGGTGCAAGACAAAGCGATGGAACCATTGCCAATGGAGGTACAACCATTTTTAATGAAGCTATCTGGTCAAATCCTGTAATGTTTCCTGCCATTTATCCATCATCTTATTTGCCTTATATCCACCACCCGTTGTTTGGAAACGCAATTATTCCCGGAACTACTTCTTCTCTGTACCAGAATCCATTTGCGGATATGGTAAAAGGACATTCTGAATACCACTCGTCTACTGTACAAGCGCAGATAGACTTAAAACAGGATTTAAATTGGATATTACCCGGATTGAATTTTAATGCAATGAGTTATGTTGAACGTTATGGATATTTTGACGTTACCAGGCAGTATAATCCTTTTTATTATACACCTTCAACATTAGACGGGAAGACCATTGATCAGCTTTTAGTATTAAACGGAGGAGGTATTGGTTCCGTAGGGACAACAGGAACGGAATATCTTGATTATTCAGAAGGAAATAAAATTGTAAACTCAACATTTTACGCGCAAGCCTCTGTAAATTATAATCATACTTTCAATAACGTGCATAATGTCTCGGGAATGGTTATAGGCACTATGCGAAATTATAATACGGGTAATGCCGGCACATTGGAAGCATCTTTGCCACAGAGGAATTTGGGCGTTTCGGGAAGAGCGAGCTACACTTACGACAGACGTTATTTGCTTGAGTTTGATTTCGGGTATAATGGCTCAGAAAAGTTTGCAGCAGTCAACAGATTCGGTTTCTTCCCTTCCATAGGATTTGCATGGAATATCTCCAATGAAAAATTCTTAAAAGGCAATGATATTATCTCTAACTTGAAACTAAGAGGGACTTATGGTATAGTGGGAAACGACCAGATAGGGAATACTTCTACCGACAGGTTTTTTTATATGTCGAATGTGAATATGGATGACGGAAATTATGCGTCAACCTTTGGTACTGATTATGGATATACGGTTAATGGAATTTCCATATCGAGATATGCTAATGACCAGATTACCTGGGAAAAGTCCAAGCAGGCAGATTTGGGCTTGGATGCAACCCTATTTAAAGATTTGAATATTACTGTAGATGCTTATAACTACAACAGAAGCAATATTTTAATGGCGCGTTCCTATATTCCGTCCACAATGGGATTAGAAGCAGGCGTTTCGGCAAATGTGGGCAAGGCAAATTCAAAAGGTATAGACGCTTCGCTACAGTATAATAAAACAATTTCTAACTCGTGGTGGATTCAATCTCGAGCCAATTTTACTTATGCCACAAGTAAGATTACTGTGTATGACGAGCCGGATTATGGCTCACAAAACCTTGCTTACTTATCGCATGTAGGAAATTCGACATCTCAAACATACGGATATATAGCTGAACGGCTTTTTGTAGATGACAATGAAGTTGCAAACTCTCCTAAACAAACCTTTGGCGAATATATGGGCGGTGATATTAAGTATCGGGATATTGACGGCGACGGGCAAATTACTACCAATGACATTGTGCCTATCGGCTATCCTACCACGCCTGAAATCAACTATGGGTTTGGGTTTTCTCTTGGCTATAAAAACTTTGATTTTAGTGTATTCTTTGAGGGTGTAGGTCGCACCTCATTCTGGATAAACCCACAAAATATTTCGCCGTTTGTTCTTAACGGCAGTTCGCAAAATGAATTGCTGAAAGCGGTAGCCGATAGCCACTGGAGTGAAGATAACCAAAATGTATATGCTTTCTGGCCCAGATTGAGCAGTTATTTTGTAGATAATAATAATCAGACATCCACATGGTGGATGCGTAATGGCGCATTTCTAAGGCTTAAAACAGCTGAATTTGGATATACCTTACCATCTAAGTTATTAACAAAAATGGGCTTTAATAACGGACGGATTTATGTCAATGGTTCCAATCTGTTCTTGCTGAGTAAGTTTAAAATGTGGGACCCGGAAATGGGAGGCAACGGGCTTGGGTATCCATTGCAAAGAGTATTTAACATAGGGTTCAACTTTGGTCTGTAA
- a CDS encoding RagB/SusD family nutrient uptake outer membrane protein, whose translation MMAKRTYIKYFLYSIGLLCLGSCHKILDQEPIDSTYDNVYWKSAKDCESGLAGAYSLLRASLTYKTNSYYMYGDGVAQAYFTIQYNGDGLEAIQTGDFTGNYNVTSLGNWSRFYQTIAMCNTILYKVPLVSDSLLTDEDDPEEFKNNIIGQAYFIRAYTYFMLTRVWGDVPIENNYYSNPIDAPELPRSPKTDVMKQVEDDCHEAMALLKWGYDNITDKAVTANKGSAYALLAHLYLWRATMSDVSTDVPIASDVQNADTTIDAILKSGQYTFADTASYAKMFIGQSSESIFEIGMSEDNQEGSYSGFGLDFLPTQYLATAGSNPRFYVVKSYLSDHFGYGGNWVWDEAAWQWDWVADYDTADVRFRDNFANVTQDHPVCLKYSNVVYRGPNNTEPYLSNSMILFRLSDIQLLKAETSIYKNDLTTAINVINDMRTRRGANPGTLIDAGTSKDDVMYQYILERGKELYLEGQIFWDLLRTREYNNFASWLGETRFKKEGFYWPIDPTLFNDNINLTQTSYWRGKL comes from the coding sequence ATGATGGCTAAAAGAACATATATAAAATACTTTCTTTATTCAATTGGGTTGTTGTGCCTGGGCTCATGTCATAAAATATTAGACCAGGAACCTATCGATTCAACTTATGACAATGTCTATTGGAAGAGTGCAAAAGACTGCGAATCCGGATTAGCCGGAGCTTACAGTTTGTTAAGGGCGTCTTTGACCTATAAGACAAACAGCTATTACATGTACGGCGATGGCGTTGCACAGGCATATTTTACAATCCAGTATAACGGCGATGGTCTGGAAGCTATTCAAACAGGCGATTTTACCGGCAACTATAATGTAACAAGCTTGGGAAACTGGAGCCGCTTTTATCAAACGATTGCTATGTGTAATACTATTCTTTACAAAGTGCCGCTGGTAAGCGACAGCTTATTGACAGATGAAGATGACCCGGAAGAATTTAAGAACAATATTATAGGGCAGGCTTATTTTATCCGTGCATATACTTATTTTATGCTCACAAGAGTTTGGGGCGATGTGCCGATAGAAAATAATTATTATTCAAATCCTATCGATGCACCTGAATTGCCACGTTCGCCGAAAACAGATGTGATGAAACAGGTTGAAGATGATTGCCACGAGGCAATGGCTTTGCTGAAATGGGGATATGATAATATTACCGATAAAGCCGTAACGGCGAACAAAGGTTCGGCTTATGCACTACTGGCACACTTGTATTTGTGGCGTGCAACTATGTCCGACGTGAGCACAGATGTACCGATAGCGAGTGATGTACAGAATGCCGATACCACCATTGACGCTATACTGAAAAGCGGGCAGTACACTTTTGCCGATACTGCATCTTATGCCAAAATGTTTATAGGACAGTCAAGCGAATCAATTTTTGAAATTGGCATGAGTGAAGACAATCAGGAAGGGTCTTATTCCGGATTCGGATTGGATTTTCTACCTACGCAATATCTTGCCACAGCCGGTTCCAATCCGCGCTTTTATGTGGTTAAAAGCTACTTGTCGGATCACTTTGGATATGGCGGCAACTGGGTTTGGGACGAAGCCGCCTGGCAATGGGATTGGGTTGCGGATTATGACACTGCCGATGTGCGTTTCCGTGATAATTTTGCAAATGTTACACAAGACCATCCGGTATGCCTTAAATACAGCAATGTTGTGTATCGCGGACCAAACAATACAGAACCGTATTTAAGCAATAGCATGATTTTGTTTCGGTTGAGCGATATTCAATTATTGAAAGCGGAAACTTCGATTTATAAAAATGACCTTACAACTGCAATTAATGTCATTAACGACATGCGGACAAGAAGGGGCGCTAATCCCGGTACTTTGATAGATGCCGGTACGTCAAAAGACGATGTAATGTATCAGTACATTCTTGAAAGAGGAAAGGAATTGTATCTGGAAGGTCAAATTTTTTGGGACTTATTGCGTACAAGAGAGTACAACAATTTTGCATCGTGGTTGGGTGAAACCCGTTTCAAAAAAGAAGGGTTCTACTGGCCCATTGACCCGACATTGTTTAACGATAATATTAACCTTACACAAACATCTTACTGGAGAGGAAAATTATAA